CGATGTTTGCAGGAGGAAATTCAGTGGATTCAGGCGTCTcctgtttgtatttaaaaagtTCCTGCAGCTTGGAAacggaacaaaacaaaacataaagcagcATTAAGGAGgtttagaagcaggaaaaatcaggagtgaagagaaagaaaacagacgtTTGGAAAAACATCAGATGAAGGAGCATCAGGGCCAAAggtgagacaaaaaaatgagaggaggtagaaTCATTTTTCAtcgtgcactttgagaaaaaagaggaaaaaagtcgAAGTTTTGAGAGAAAAGTCATAAACTCCGCTCAGGAGCGCCCCACCCTGGTGACCTGCAGCACTACAACAAATCCACagaataagtttaaaaaaaaaaaaaagatttgaaagaATGTGCTGAAGTATTCAACTTCAAATGACCAGATTATTAGATGTTCAGGTGTTAGATGTCCTCCTTTCCAACTATCAGCACCGTTTAGACGATCGTCttattcttttttgtgttgtttcataTTCGAAATAAACACTTCAATCTATCAATAAATTTATCATGTTCATACGGTGAATCCAGGATGAATAAGAGATGCAGGAATGTAAGAAATCATGATCAGTGTCAGAATAACAGGAAACATCTGGttgagaatgaaaaaaacaacaaaaaaaacacagaacaggGTGAGTTCTGTTTGTCCAAAGGTCACGAGAGGACGAATAAAAACGGCTCGACAGTCAGAGCTCAGATATCGATAAATAAGTCATGAGCATCAGAGTCTCATTGGACAGAGACGCTCATGTGACTGTGACGGACTGGATGTGGGACGTCTTTAAGAAGTGAGGATATAAAAGGACCAGTCAGGCAGCATcactttcagtttcactttccatcacttccatttcttcctcagctctgtctctgtttctctgctttcatttccaGGACAAAATGTCTTCGATGCAGGATCTGATCAGGAAGAAGAGGGACGGAGGACAGTTCAGCCACGAAGACATTAAAGCCTTGATCCAGGCCGTCACGTCTGAGCCCCGCCAGGACTGTCAGATAGGTACTAAACCTCCACCAGCCTCCATCTGCTTCCTCTAAACCTCCTCTAAACCTCCTCTAAAACTCCTCTAAACCTCCTCTAAACCTCCTCTGAacctcctctcatctcattttctgcttcCTGTCTTTAAGGTGCTATGCTAATGGCTATCTGGATGAAGGGAATGGTCGTCACGGAGACCCAGAGCCTGACCAAAGAGATGATGTTATCGGGGGAAGTGTTGTCGTGGCCGGAGGAGTGGAGGAAGCTGGTGGTCGACAAACACTCGACTGGAGGCGTGGGAGATAAAGTTAGCCTGGTGTTAGCACCGGCGCTAGCTGCCTGCGGCTGTAAGGTAGAGCTACTGGATTTATCAGCATCACTGTGAGATTATTGTCgatttttgctttattattattattatttgtttattttactgttttaaatagGTTACTATCATGTAATGATGTAGAGTAGTTGACTAATAAATAtccatataatataatataatataatataatataatataatataatataatataatataatataatatatcagcgtttctgcagatttgaataagtgaaatttaagactttttaaaaccattGTAGGTTACAGACCAACAGAAAgtatgaaaaatgttaaaaatataaaaaatctaaatttaacaTCCAAAGaattcttgaataaataaataaattacaaataaattttaaaagatGTATCatccaaaatgtatttatttaacatttccatttaaaaataatttcaaaatatctaaaaataaatgtgcaaaatacaaatgagaagaaaaatataaaataaaatcagagtgGGTCAGTGTTCcccaaaaatatgaaaacagaaataaatgtcatatgcaaaataaaaaaaaaataaaagtacagaaATGTTCTTAAATCGGTCAaatacattaattattattattattctgatgTCACGCTGTGTAACTCTGACGTCCTAACCTCAGGTGTTCTTGTTTACAGGTGCCTATGAtcagtgggcggggcttagctcATACTGGAGGAACTCTGGATAAACTGGAATCAATTCCAGGGTACAAAGTCCAGCAGTCCCGGGAGCAGGTGAAGAAACTGATCTTTAACCAAAATCTAAACTCAGAGGTTTATTCTGGTGGAAGAATCAAAGACGTAAATTCCAGATTCATTCCAAATTCATCCCACATTCATTCCCCAGATTCATCCCACATTCATTCCTCAGATTCATCCCACATTCATTCCCCAGATTCAACCCACATTCATCCCACATTCATCCCACATTCAATCCCCAGATTCATTCCACATTCATCCCACATTCATCCCACATTCAATCCCCAGATTCATTCCACATTCATCCCAAATTTATCCCAGATTCATTACAGATTCATCCCACATTCATCCCACATTCATTCCCCAGATTCATCCCACATTCATCCCACATTCATCCCACATTCAATCCCCAGATTCATTCCAGATTCATCCCACATTCATTCCCCAGATTCATCCCACATTCATTCCCCAGATTCATCCCACATTCATTCCCCAGATTCAACCCACATTCATCCCACATTCATCCCACATTCAATCCCCAGATTCATTCCACATTCATCCCACATTCATCCCAGATTCATTCCAGATTCATCCCACATTCATTCCTCAGATTCATCCCACATTCATCCCACATTAATTCCAGATTCATCCCAAATTTATCCCACATTCATCCCACATTCATCCCACATTCAATCCCCAGATTCATTCCACATTCATCCCACATTCATCCCAGATTAATTCCAGATTCATCCCACATTCACTCCAGATTCTTTCCTCAGATTAATTTCTCAGATTCATCCCACATTCATTCCTCAGATTCCTTATATTCTTATAATGTGATATGTTTacagatcagctgtgattcataTCAGACATGTCTTGACATTTAGGATTTCAAATCTTGATGACTTTACAGAAATCAGTGAGACAAACCGATCAAATGTTGTTGCCAAGCAACAGTAAACAACAATCCACCCctaggctaacattagctggcATGCTACTGtagataaatattaaaacagttaaaatctCTGCACTCTTaaaacctttgtgtgtgtgtgtgtttttcttttgtcaagttaaaataaatcttctttATCTTTTGGGTTTAATTGACACATTTACGGGTGCATTCTTGCCACCTACTGGCCTGGAGTATTTAGACAACAGTGTCTGATCTGAGAGGATAATCTAAATTAAATCCtgtagtgtgtgcgtgtttgagaTTGGCGATAGGATTTAGTGTGTGATGGAATTTTGAAATCATGCAGGATTTTAAACTCCTTCAGTACAAGTGTTTTCCTGCTACACATGGAGCCATTGTTTCATTGGAGGTACTGACCTCAGACTCACTGCAGATCCTGAACATCGTCGGCTCGGTGGGCTGTTGCATCGTGGGTCAAACGGAGACGCTGGTTCCTGCAGATCGAGTCCTGTACGCTCTGCGGGACGTCACCAGCACCGTGGACAGTGTACCGCTCATCACCGGTACTGACCTGggtccacaaacacaaaccacaacagtTATGAGACTATAAATATGGATGgagcagctcctctaaagtcaagccaaagctagtagagctccccctggtgtctggctgcagtataggtcctATGCTCCGCCCccccatgttagtgggtgggacttgggccaaactaaaacactagaatacatgtcaaaaacaaaaatcaaggatggtttctgtcattttataatgttgttataatgttgctgaatgttcaagtgtcacttttttggatgagttttgttttagttcgttatttgatgctatagaaacaggatgtgacacaatGGTCACCaccggttgccatgccaaccgctacATAAAGACGTCCGATGGGAGCATGAGAGTTTAAAATTAagtccaacatttccttgtagctggtggaggcagagcagagtgtagcattaattaaaggaaaacaccagtgaatctggaggaagtgtgggcggggaaACGATATCGTGgacgtggcgtccatatttatgtacagtctgttGGGTTTCAAACACTTTACATGTGTGGCTGTGCTGATTTCCAGGTTCCATCATCTCAAAGAAAGGTGCTGAGTCGCTTTCTGCTCTGGTGCTGGACGTGAAGTTTGGACGAGCTGCTCTCTACAAAGACCTGGACGGAGCTAAAGAGCTAGCAAAGCTGATGGTagcacacattcacataaaaTAAGCCTTTAATGTGAAACAGGGAGTAATAAAGTGGTGGTGAATGAAAAGAAGTGGAACTAAAGTTTAAATCTCTGTCATTTACAGGATATAAATATTTGAGTGAACTCAGCCTCGTTCTTGTTTCAGGTGGACACAGGAAACGGGTTGGGCATAAAAACGGCGGCGGCCCTGAGCCGGATGGACGGTACGATCGGTCGGTGTGTGGGCAACAGTCTGGAGGTGATCGAATCCCTGGAGACGCTGAAGGGGAAGGGACCCGATGACCTCATGGAGCTGGTGATGAGTCTGGGTAACGAGAAATGAAACTGAACGTGTCGTAAAACTGAAACCTTAAGATGAATCGCTGAATATTTGGTTCATTAAGGGATGCTAAAGGTGATGCTAAGTGATATTTGTaattgatcattttattttttattaatttaaaaaagtgtttttttaaatctttgctTTTAGCTCAACAAAATCATAAATTATCTGATAATTAATTGATTATCAGATTATTAAGTAAGTTTAAGCCATAgccttaaataaaaatatataaatattgttAGCAACATTGATTCATATCAGTAAATAAAACCATTAGACTATTTACCATTTTGAATtttggagaattttttttttctttgaaataataatttaaacctTAATGAGTTATTACACTGTGTAAacgtgtttatatttttatttttaatattcgTGATCGTGGACTTTTTTGTGTATTTCCCCgaaatactttatttaaatattacccGTGTCTTCCTGAAGGGGGCGTCCTGCTGATGATGGTCGGCTTGGTTCCCGACCAATCAGAGGGCAGCAAACGGATTTCCGAAGCCGTGAATGGTGGAGCCGCTCTGAAGAAGTTCCAGGAAATGATGGAGGCTCAGGGCGTGGCCAAAGAGACGGCTCGCGCTCTATGCTCCGCCCACTGCGACTACTTCAGCGTCTTGAGGAAATCTGAGTTCCAGCAGGAACTGACCGCTCCTACTGATGGTgcgacaggaaaaaaaaaaaagaaatatatatatattcatattatattataattatgtggctaaactaaaaacatttatttgtttatcttcttcttcctgtaggTGTCGTTGCGGACATCGACGGTATGGCTTTGGCGGAGGTTCTTCATAAGTTGTTGCGGGGGGCGAGCTAATGTCTCGGGTCAGATCAGAAGGTGCGGATAGAGATGTTTGTCGAATCAAGATGGGGGAGTGATGTATATGATGAGAGAGATAAgatagatgatgatgatgatgatgaagatgaagatgatgataatgaagatgatgaagatgatgatgatgatgatgaagatgatgaagatgatgaagatgatgatgatgatgatgatgaagatgatgaagatgatggtgatgatgatgatgaagatgatgaagatgatgaagatgatgaagataatgatgatgatgatagtgatgatgatagtgatgatgatggtgatgatgatgatgatgaagatgatggtgatgaagataatgatgatgatgatggtgatgatgatgatgatggtgatgatggtgatggtgatgatgatgaagatgatgatgatgatggtgatgatggtgatgatggtgatgatgaagatgatgatgatgatgatgatgaagatgatggtgatgatgatgatgatgatgttttgcAGGCTCCCCGTGGGTGCGGATCCA
This portion of the Mugil cephalus isolate CIBA_MC_2020 chromosome 22, CIBA_Mcephalus_1.1, whole genome shotgun sequence genome encodes:
- the LOC125000406 gene encoding thymidine phosphorylase, with amino-acid sequence MSSMQDLIRKKRDGGQFSHEDIKALIQAVTSEPRQDCQIGAMLMAIWMKGMVVTETQSLTKEMMLSGEVLSWPEEWRKLVVDKHSTGGVGDKVSLVLAPALAACGCKVPMISGRGLAHTGGTLDKLESIPGYKVQQSREQILNIVGSVGCCIVGQTETLVPADRVLYALRDVTSTVDSVPLITGSIISKKGAESLSALVLDVKFGRAALYKDLDGAKELAKLMVDTGNGLGIKTAAALSRMDGTIGRCVGNSLEVIESLETLKGKGPDDLMELVMSLGGVLLMMVGLVPDQSEGSKRISEAVNGGAALKKFQEMMEAQGVAKETARALCSAHCDYFSVLRKSEFQQELTAPTDGVVADIDGMALAEVLHKLLRGASFAGSPWVRIHYETPPLTPDLTSRLQSALKVQKDDGTQTQHGPKLVAEVLLPDQL